The Phaenicophaeus curvirostris isolate KB17595 chromosome 15, BPBGC_Pcur_1.0, whole genome shotgun sequence genome window below encodes:
- the LOC138727261 gene encoding protocadherin beta-15-like, with product MAIARQVLCLSALLSLPHARSQPLRYSVAEEAPSGSLVADVAEDAGLAPAQLSARRARLASEDGRQRLRLDRATGRLVVAERLDREELCAQAPACTLPLELLLADPLQFFRIEVAVRDVNDHSPRFPDEQITLRIAENSNPGLRFPLMGARDLDVGSNSVQSYSISYQNEYFSVSFGSQSEEEKYVELVLEKPLDREEQAEISFSLIAVDGGSPPRSGTAQIHVVVLDVNDNAPIFTQKLYVGQVLENAPEGTVVLSVLATDLDVGTNGDISYQFRQEVDQGESAFVIDAKSGEIKLSKPLDFEAAEKHELSVQAMDGGGLSAICKVLVEVLDVNDNAPELVVSSFSSPLPENALPGTVVAFFNVKDRDSGANGKITCALEDQLSFSLRPAYKNYYELVTVTTLDREEMAQYIVTVTAADAGTPPLTTTQTFTVDISDVNDNAPVFNQTSYTMYVHENNIPTMLVGTVYASDADIGSNAKVTYSLAPAHPAEQPPCSCISVNSENGHVFVLRPLDYEQMKQIEVLVIASDAGSPSLSANITVHLVVVDENDNAPLVLHPAQDSSPASSELVPMSAEAGYLVTKVVAVDADSGQNSWLSYHLLKATDPGLFVVGAQSGEVHLRRPVTERDTMKQKLIILVRDNGRPPLSATAALSALLLNDFSDVRLPYGSPDVVDNSDSLTTYLIISLVFVSLLFLASMAAFITCKVCKRKELKDGHVLYAASNFPSSLADAASAGTLPHPYCYEINLTTGSGNSEFKFLKPILPSLPPQHCALGGDTGDEQVFPQGPLTAEDVLPENTGMLSGEEFNSLSFN from the coding sequence atgGCGATCGCAAGGCAagtgctttgtctctctgctctcctctcgctGCCGCACGctcgctcccagcccctgcgctACTCCGTAGCCGAGGAGGCGCCGAGCGGCTCGCTCGTAGCCGACGTGGCCGAGGACGCGGGGCTGGCCCCGGCGCAGCTCTCGGCTCGCCGCGCCCGCCTGGCCTCGGAGGACGGCCGGCAGCGCTTGCGCTTGGACCGCGCCACCGGCCGCCTCGTCGTGGCCGAGAGGCTCGACCGGGAGGAGCTGTGCGCCCAGGCGCCCGCCTGCACGCtgcccttggagctgctgctggccgaCCCGCTGCAGTTCTTCCGCATCGAGGTGGCCGTGCGGGACGTCAACGACCACTCGCCCCGCTTCCCGGACGAGCAGATCACGCTTAGGATCGCGGAGAATAGCAACCCGGGACTGCGTTTCCCGTTAATGGGGGCTCGGGACCTGGATGTTGGTAGCAACAGCGTCCAGTCTTACAGCATCTCTTACCAGAACGAATACTTTAGCGTGTCCTTTGGGAGTCAGAGTGAGGAAGAGAAATATGTGGAACTAGTTTTGGAAAAGCCTCTAGacagagaggagcaggcagagataAGTTTCAGTCTCATAGCTGTGGACGGGGGCTCTCCCCCGAGGAGTGGAACAGCTCAGATCCACGTTGTTGTTTTAGATGTAAATGACAACGCTCCCATCTTCACGCAGAAGCTCTATGTCGGTCAGGTTTTGGAAAATGCCCCCGAGGGCACCGTGGTTCTTAGTGTGCTGGCAACTGATCTGGATGTGGGTACTAATGGGGACATCTCCTACCAGTTCAGGCAAGAGGTGGACCAGGGAGAATCAGCGTTTGTGATTGATGCCAAGAGCGGTGAAATCAAACTCTCAAAGCCTCTTGATTTTGAGGCAGCAGAGAAACACGAGCTCAGTGTGCAAGCCATGGATGGGGGAGGCCTCTCAGCAATCTGCAAGGTATTGGTGGAGGTGCTCGATGTGAATGATAACGCACCAGAGCTGGTGGTGagttccttcagcagccccctTCCTGAGAATGCATTACCTGGGACAGTGGTCGCCTTCTTTAATGTTAAAGACCGTGATTCTGGAGCCAACGGGAAGATCACCTGTGCCCTTGAGGACCAGCTGTCATTCTCCCTACGGCCAGCCTATAAGAATTACTATGAGCTTGTGACTGTCACAACACTGGACCGGGAGGAGATGGCACAGTATATTGTCACTGTCACAGCGGCAgacgcagggacacctcctctCACCACCACCCAGACCTTCACGGTGGACATCTCTGATGTCAACGACAATGCACCTGTCTTCAACCAGACATCATACACTATGTATGTCCATGAGAACAATATTCCGACGATGCTGGTTGGAACCGTGTATGCCTCAGATGCTGACATAGGCTCCAATGCCAAGGTGACCTATTCCCTGGCACCAGCTCACCCCGCAGAGCAGCCTCCCTgttcctgcatttctgtgaacTCTGAGAATGGGCACGTGTTTGTGCTGCGACCTCTGGACTATGAGCAGATGAAGCAGATTGAGGTCTTGGTGATTGCCTCTGATGCAGGATCTCCTTCCCTCAGTGCCAACATCACTGTCCACCTTGTTGTGGTGGATGAGAATGACAATGCTCCACTGGTGCTGCATCCAGCCCAGgacagcagcccagcatccaGCGAGCTGGTGCCCATGTCGGCTGAGGCGGGGTACCTGGTCACCAAAGTGGTGGCTGTTGATGCCGACTCTGGGCAGAACTCGTGGCTGTCGTACCACCTGCTGAAGGCCACTGACCCCGGTCTGTTTGTGGTGGGTGCCCAAAGTGGGGAGGTGCATCTGAGGAGGCCAGTGACGGAGAGAGACACCATGAAGCAGAAGCTCATCATCCTGGTGCGAGACAATGGGCGACCACCGCTGTCggccacagcagcactgagtgcaCTTCTGCTCAATGACTTCTCAGATGTGCGTCTACCATACGGCAGCCCGGACGTAGTGGACAACAGTGACTCCTTGACAACCTATTTAATCATTTCCTTGGTCTTTGTCTCACTGCTCTTCCTTGCATCCATGGCAGCATTCATCACTTGCAAGGTGtgcaagagaaaggagctgaaggaTGGGCATGTCCTTTATGCTGCCAGCAACTTTCCGAGCAGCCTGGCTGATGCAGCCTCTGCAGggaccctgccccatccctattGCTACGAGATCAACCTCACAACAGGTTCAGGCAACAGCGAGTTCAAGTTCCTGAAGCCCATCCTGCCCAGCCTGCCACCACAGCACTGTGCCCTGGGCGGGGACACTGGTGATGAACAGGTTTTTCCCCAAGGCCCTCTCACTGCTGAGGATGTGCTACCAGAGAACACAGGGATGCTCTCTGGGGAAGAGTTTAATAGTCTTTCCTTTAACTAG